The DNA window CATAGGCATGTTCATTGGTAGTTACAAAAACATCCAGCCGCTGAGCGTCTCCATGGATGCTGAAGCTCTGGACATCCACAGATGGCCCTATGAAGAGGTAAGCTGCCCTGGTGATGGGACTTCGCAGGTGCATGGTAACATTCACATAATTCGTCCCATTGTAGGGATAGCCCCGAGGATATGTCACCGAGGCGAAGGTTGCCTTCTCACTATAACCAGTATCATCCATCCAGTACATTTTATAGAGATCATCTCGCTGCCGGATGAAAGCTCCATGGACCCCGTCCACTACTGTCTCCTCAAAAGGCACATCCACATTGTGGAAGAAACTCGCTGCTGTCTCCAGGGGGCTCTCCTCTCCCAGGTGTATCTGGTCAAcaaggaggaggagctgggggtgtAGGAGGATCAGATTCCGCTGAATGTTCTTCAGGTGGAGCAGGGGGTTGTAAGCGCCTATGCCTTCTCCCCGGATAAAAACCACACCATCTTTCTCTGCTGCTGCGACTACTCTCCCCTGACAGCTGGCTGCCAGGTCATGCTTGTACTTTGACCATTTGGATGAACAGTCTTCTGTGACCTGACCCTCCCAGGGAGAAAAGCAACTCTTCGCCACAGCTGGAGCAAACATGAGCACGTTGTTGAAGAAGGTGTACTTGGGCCCGTAGAGGGCCTCGGTAATGAAAGGCACGCCATTGGGGGCGAAAGTGAACGAGTTTTGGTCAGGATGCTCATGTCCTGCATTGAAATTTCTCCACCCTTTGATCCAGtctttatatttgtttctgtggACAATGTCATATATTGCACGTCCCCCAAGTTTTCCCGACTTGAAGGAGAGGAACGATCTATTAATTTCTGCAGGTAATGCACTTCCGTAAGTCACAACACCCCAGTCTTCAAAGTAATGCAGTGTTGGGGTGCCAAAATCCGGAGGTGGAACTGACTTCAAGCTGGCATCATACCTGAAGGGATGAAGTGTTTCAAAATTAAACGGTTTTTTGATGGAAGTAAAAAGAACTGTCTAGAATTATGATGCCACATGGCAATGTGGCAGCAAAATGCAATCTACAAATGCCACCCAGAGCAGGGCAGCATGTCAGGGACCTGTCACAAAACACTCATAGATCAGCATGTACAAGGGCGAGCACTAGCGACTTGAAAGGAACAACACACTGTGTAACCTGTGATCCCGGGCTGGAGTAGGAAACAACTTCTGTACTAACCTCTTCTTGGATCTTTTTCACTTGGCTATTTCAGAGTTGCCACCCAAACTACTGGGGctcatagattttttaaaaatccatcaaaatTGTGGTCAGCAGAATCCTATTCTAGAGAACGCCACATTAGGCTGTGGATCCTAACATTCTGTTGGACCTGCACCAAAGAAGAGCTGCTTGACTAGGCCTATGCTCAGTCTGGAATCTGTGCCTCTCGTAGACTCTTCTCCTCTAAAACTGTAAATCAGGGGAGAACTTCACAGTGCAGACACGACTCACTGTGAATAGCATACCAAAAAGTGGAAACTGGTCAAATTACAAGAAACTAATATTGGCACATTTGAAACTGTGCCTACTGCTGAGCCCAGAACCAAAGGGGTTGCTTTGTTTAATTTGAAGATGATGCCATACTTCTGAGATAAAACGtgacatatttttattcatgCTTAATGTTCATTAGTGAAATATGAATGATACTTAACACACAATGCTGCAGATGTTAAGCACAAAGATGATTATTTTCACAACCTAGGACAACTGCCTTGATAAGATCATGTGATCTGCTGCTCTAAGAAGATGTGAACTCACTTCTAGCTCATACATACTTTTGCTTAGTGAACAAGTCACCTGCGGTTCAGTTGGTCTTACTGGTGTTTGGCTTTCTCGATTTCTGGAGTCTCAGTATCAGGACATCAGAAGTCCTCTCTGTACTGAGGTCTAgtagaatatttgcttaattAAGGTaacaacaaatatacagaaagctGAATGACCATTTTCTCAGCTCTTGATAGGTTTAAATATTCTTACAGGGGCATATTTAAACTTTAGATGCAGCATTAATCGAACTCCTACAGCTAGCTTTCTAGAACTGTCTTGGATGCCTTTTTATGGGTGAGAATACAATCATGTAATTACTGCATATACCTTGGAGGAGCTAATATTTCTAATTCCTCTGTGAAAAGAGTTCCACAATGCCAGTTAAATGCTAGGTAGCTCCTGCTTTGATAATTTTTCTCCTTGTTTAAACGTCAgggttgggggagaaaaaaagtcaaaaaaaattctacagaaaGCTAATATGGGGGCTAAATGCAAATTTCAATAGCTTTGAAAAACTCAACCATTAACTGCCATCTTGGTTTTAACTTATTTGAGGCCAACATACTTGGCAACacttaaaaaaagagggggcaaGCTCCTTCTAGGCTTAAAAGATTACAACAAAAAGAATTACATGGTCTTTTTATTATCAAAGTGAAACAGTCAAACACTGTGCACACTTTTGAACAGCTGCGAAACTCGGGAAAGGCCATGTCATTAGAGGATTATAATGCTCTATttaccaagacaaaacaaacgaTTTGACTACTTTTGCGGGGGGCGGGGGATGTGACCATCAGAGTAATCTGGTCAAAACTGTGAGTTTTCTCCTTcaactatttaaaaatgaatgacatAAAATCTAAGAAAAGCAGGTTCACCTGTGCAACAGCCCAAGCTTAGGACACCTCtactaaaagaaaaccaagagcgCAGGTGGTACTTGGATATCCATCTGTTCCTAACAGAGGCTTAGACATCGATAAGAGTTAAATTAAAGATGTAGCTACTTATGcgaagggtttttttgtttgctcgTTTTATAGAAAAACAGTGCATAGCATGAACCCGGGAACCATTTCACTGGAAAGCCAGCTCAACATGTCATACCAAAGAAATTCTGTGTGTAGAGTGCACCAGCGCTGCCCTTTGGATGGTGTGCCTGGACCTTCTACCACACGGTTCTTTCTGATCTGGTCAGCTAGCCAGTTTCCACTGCCATTACGCATGACGAATTTATCCAGGAACACCAATTGGCTTTCAGGACCATAAAACCAGTTGTAATTGGAGTCTGCAATGGCCACGGTTCTTTGAAACCCTGCAGAGAGAAGTTCGAGAAGATTGAGTTTAAAACTGTATATCCCTATAAAGATCCAAACGATGCTCATCAAGCTTGTTTTGAAATTACAGCCAACAGTTTGTCTTagacaaaagtaaacaaaactgtGATGTGTGTATGCTATGCCAATCTAATTTGCCATAACTGCCCGGAAAGTCTTCCACTGCGTACAAGCTTGGATCTGTTACGCAACAACCCGTGGCTGGTAAGAGATGTGTCACACGTCTTAGCATGTACATGCCGCCCCTTCCTCACTCTCTAGAGGTCGTGCTATGAATGATGAGGCCTGCATCTAGGACAGACACCACCTTCTGCAGGTGTGGTCCTGAAGCTGGGATGGCACTATGATTTTCTGCAGGTTAACTTGCATTCTAGGCCGAGATAAGAAAGTAGGGTGCTTCGATTTCATAGGCTTCCAATAAAGTAAAACTTACTTTGCTTATAAGTGTGATGACAAAAACTGAATCCCCAAAACGCTTCTGCTAGCATATACTGCcattatttaaaggagaaaaacaaaaaaaaaaatgcatggatCATGAAGACAGGTACCATTACTGGAGTTTGGgaagaaaatcaaaagcaaattcaGATATCAttgagcagaaaggaagaaaaccctATGCCAGATGACAATAACTATTACTATAATATCAACCatagcagagagggagggggagggagaagggagagaaggggtggAGTTGAGAATAGGttgaaagaatagaataaaaacagaatttttttgaaaatgttatcaTGAATATTTATAGCTAATAATTTGATTTCCAATAGCTTTATAAGCAATCTTCTAACatagttattttataaaatatgacaaTCAAAACTCATACTACAAGTTCTTTAAAATCAGAGGACACACTCCTCTTTAAATCTCAAATTGCCTATTACAATGCCTGGCTCAGAGATGTTCAGTAGTATGTTGCATTAATAAGCACAAATAGCTAAGTCCCCTCCTAAATGCATTCTTACTGTTTTCCCTTGGGAGATGACCACACATGTGCTTACAACAGCCCCAATCCCTGAGAGGGCTCGCTGTGTGATCTCAGCTCAAATCACAAACACGGGAACCTCCTCAAGGTTTCCTACTCTAGACAATCCTTGATTATCAAAAAGAACATCAAAATATACTTCTTTTCTTGgtctaaaaataaacagtaacGTTCCCAGGGTGCAACTAAATTGAATCTTTAGGTGGTCATTCGTTATGCAgttgtatttttatctttgtgtgtgtgcagatgtgcacatGAAATGGggttcatgtggaggtcagaggacaatctcaggtgtCAGTTCTCATGGTCCACCCTGTTTTAGGCACGATCTCTTGCTGCTCACCCCTGTGTGTACCAGGCTAGTTGGCCCACAGCTTTCCAAAGCGTTATCCCATCTCTCCATATAAGTGTTGTCATCACAGATGCATGCTGCTGCCTCTAGCTtaacatgggttctaggaattcaagtcaaactcaggtcttcaaagCTACACGACAAGTATTTTGCCCCCTGAGCCACCTCCATGGTGTATTGGTTTGTGCATGACTCATCTATAAAGGAGaatgtctatacacacacacgcagagtgAAAAGGTTTAAACACCGGATTCTTGGTTGTATCTTAGGATCACTGTCTTAGTtttacttcctgttgctgtgTTACAGTTCCCTGACAAAGGGAAGGTAATAGAGAAAGTGCTTATTTGGATCACACTTTTTGGTTATACCCTACTGTTTGCAGaaaaaggcaggaactcaaagccgCTAGTCACAACACACtccacagtcaggagcagagagcagtgaaTTAGTGAATTGATGTGTGTATACTAGCGTTCAGCTAGCTTCCTCTACTCATGCAGTTCAGAATCCCCTTCCTAGAGGATGATGCCACCCACCGGGAGCAAATAATGTAATCAAGACAAACTGCCACAGACCTTCCCATACACCATCCTAATTTAGATAATCCCTCAGTGAGACTTCCTTACCATTATACCAAGCTGACAATCAGAACTGTTACAGTTTCAATATGAAATGTTCACCTTAGACTCCTGTGTTCAAACACTCAGTCCCCAGCTGGTATCACTGTTTGGGACAGTAGTGATAGGACTTTTAGGAAGTGAAGTATTGCTAGAAGAAGTATGATGCCGGGACACGGAAGACACTGAGGCTTTAGCCCTGCCcagtttcctctctccctctctggttCCTGTGTGCTGATGCAATGAGGTCAGCCAGCATCACCCTCCCACCATCACACCTTCCTACCCTCTTGCCATGTCTTTTCTGCCACTGTTCCCTCTGGGATTATTATAAGcccaaataattattatttataattgttaATTATAAgccaaatttttcttcttttgtaagaTGCTTTTTGTCAAGgctctggggtttttgtttgtgggttttttgtttgtttgtttttatttttatcatacaacaaaaaagaaattagaaaattacCATCAGAATCATCAAAAATTTACCTTCTAAATTTTCTGATCTTAGTCCTGTTTTAGAAACCAGGAGGATGATAAAGATGTCTTAGAAATGAGTAAGTTATC is part of the Arvicola amphibius chromosome 8, mArvAmp1.2, whole genome shotgun sequence genome and encodes:
- the Dse gene encoding dermatan-sulfate epimerase isoform X2; the encoded protein is MYETSYRRGWGFQYLHNHQPTNCMALLTGSLVLMNQGYLQEAYLWTKQVLTIMEKSLVLLREVTDGSLYEGVAYGSYTTRSLFQYMFLVQRHFDINHFGHPWLKQHFAFMYRTILPGFQRTVAIADSNYNWFYGPESQLVFLDKFVMRNGSGNWLADQIRKNRVVEGPGTPSKGQRWCTLHTEFLWYDASLKSVPPPDFGTPTLHYFEDWGVVTYGSALPAEINRSFLSFKSGKLGGRAIYDIVHRNKYKDWIKGWRNFNAGHEHPDQNSFTFAPNGVPFITEALYGPKYTFFNNVLMFAPAVAKSCFSPWEGQVTEDCSSKWSKYKHDLAASCQGRVVAAAEKDGVVFIRGEGIGAYNPLLHLKNIQRNLILLHPQLLLLVDQIHLGEESPLETAASFFHNVDVPFEETVVDGVHGAFIRQRDDLYKMYWMDDTGYSEKATFASVTYPRGYPYNGTNYVNVTMHLRSPITRAAYLFIGPSVDVQSFSIHGDAQRLDVFVTTNEHAYATYLWTGESPGQSAFAQVIADHQKILFDRSSAIKSPTVPEVKDYAAIVEHNLQHFKPVFRLLEKQILSRVQNTASFRKTAERLLRFSDKRQTEEAIDRIFAISQRQQQQQGKSKKSRRAGKRYKFVDAVPDIFAQIEVNEKKVRQKAQILAQKELPIDEDEEMKDLLDFADVTYEKQKNGGSMKGGFGQMRMVTSSRNRAPSLSASYTRLFLILNIAIFFVMLAMQLTYFQRAQSLHGQRCLYAVLLVDSCVLLWLYSSCSQTQC
- the Dse gene encoding dermatan-sulfate epimerase isoform X3, whose protein sequence is MGVPVPSQPSAHQLHGLTHGEPRSDEPRYDASLKSVPPPDFGTPTLHYFEDWGVVTYGSALPAEINRSFLSFKSGKLGGRAIYDIVHRNKYKDWIKGWRNFNAGHEHPDQNSFTFAPNGVPFITEALYGPKYTFFNNVLMFAPAVAKSCFSPWEGQVTEDCSSKWSKYKHDLAASCQGRVVAAAEKDGVVFIRGEGIGAYNPLLHLKNIQRNLILLHPQLLLLVDQIHLGEESPLETAASFFHNVDVPFEETVVDGVHGAFIRQRDDLYKMYWMDDTGYSEKATFASVTYPRGYPYNGTNYVNVTMHLRSPITRAAYLFIGPSVDVQSFSIHGDAQRLDVFVTTNEHAYATYLWTGESPGQSAFAQVIADHQKILFDRSSAIKSPTVPEVKDYAAIVEHNLQHFKPVFRLLEKQILSRVQNTASFRKTAERLLRFSDKRQTEEAIDRIFAISQRQQQQQGKSKKSRRAGKRYKFVDAVPDIFAQIEVNEKKVRQKAQILAQKELPIDEDEEMKDLLDFADVTYEKQKNGGSMKGGFGQMRMVTSSRNRAPSLSASYTRLFLILNIAIFFVMLAMQLTYFQRAQSLHGQRCLYAVLLVDSCVLLWLYSSCSQTQC